The genome window CCCGGACCACAACTGCACCGACTTAGCCTGCCACTGGGCGGCGCTGCAGACCGCATTGGCAcagctgaaggcaggtcagaccgcattggcagagctgaaggcgaGTCACACCGCGATTTCCAGCGACCTGGAGAAGAGTCAGgcggcattggcagagctgaaggctggtcaggaggcaggtcagacggcattggcagagctgaaggcaggtcaggaggcaggtcagaccgcattggcagagctgaaggcaggtcagacggcattggcagagctgaaggcaggtcaggaggcaggtcagacggcattggcagagctgaaggcaggtcaggaggcaggtcagacggcattggcagagctgaaggcaggtcacACCGCGATTTCCAGCGACCTGGAGAAGAGTCAGaccgcattggcagagctgaaggcaggtcacAACGCGAGTCAGAGCCTGCTGGCCAAAGTCTGGCAGGAGATTAGCAGCGACAAAGGGCTTCTGAGTCAGACACTGAAAGACCTGAAGACGGACTACAAGAGCATGTCTCGGGTGAGGTGGACATTTCAGGACTTaacgtccctccctccctcctcctacACACAAACTACTATCTCCATTGAATAAGAACAAAAGTATCGTTGAAAGATGCAAACAAAGTGTCCCAGTTGGAGATCTCATTTCAGTCCTTTCAAACGCTTGGTGCGCAGGAGCTGTCACAAGAGAACAAGGAGTTACACGACTTCAGTTTGGCTTTGTCCAGCCTGCGGCAGAAGGTGGTGGATCAGCCCACACTTAACAGGGAACTCCATGGTAgctagcgagcgagcgtgtcCAGTTTGTTTAAAGCGGGCATCTATTTTGCGCTctcacatgtttttttgtttgtttttttttgcttcaggtCTCATGCCCAGAGACTGCAGTGACATCATGGCGGCGGGAAAGTCCCAAAGTGGAGTCTATATCATCTTTAGCGGGTCCAACAGCTTCGAGGCTTACTGCAACATGTGGCAGGGCGGGGGAGGCTGGACCGTAAGTGcttgaccccccccaaaaaaacacctcAAAGTTCTCCTCGTGAAGCCTTCCCCAATAAAGTTGGCACTTTTCTTCAATGCTGAACGTCCAGTTGGCCAGTCATGCTCGTTTGCTCCGCTgatggtgtgcgtgtgtgtgtttgcaggtgATCCAGAGGAGAAGGGACGGCTCCGTCGACTTCTTTCGGGGTTGGAACGACTATCGAAAGGGCTTTGGAGAGCTAGCCGGAGAGCACTGGCTCGGTCTGAAACAAAGACATCCTTCTTGTCAAGCCTTTGTGGTTTGCGTGACGTGACGCCGCCGCCTTTGCGTGTTTGCAGGCCTGCAAAACATCCACGCTCTGACGGCCTCGGGCGATTACCAGTTGCGGATCGACTTCACCATATTCGACGGCCGCACTTACTACGCTCTCTACAACGACTTCTCGGTGAGCCGGAACTCGCTGGACCCCGACAAGGACGGCTACCCGCTGCTGGTGAGCGGCTACTCTGGAACCGCAGGTAGCGACTCCCgccggggggtgggggggcacacTCGAGAGCCCGCGCCGCCTGCGTGTGCTCAAAAGCAAGTTTGTGTGCTTTGCAGGCGATATGCTCACCTACCATTCTGGGATTAAGTTCACCACCAAAGACCGCGACCAAGACAAGTGGAATAGTGGCAATTGCGCCAATGAGCACAAGGGCGCTTGGTGGTACAACAACTGTCACTGGTCCACCCTGAACGGGCTGTACAAGGCAACCGGCACCTGCAACGGTCACAATGCAATCTGGAGTTATTTGGGGCCATCACGGCATACCTGCCTGAGATTCGTGGAGATGAAGATCCGGCCCAGAAAGTGAGCGGTCGGCCGGCGGAGCCTGGGAACGGCATCCCCGTGGGATCACATGGGTGCTGCCCGACGTCACCCATTTGCGCAGCGCTCGTCAAGTAAGATGGCGGTGCGCAAATGTGTGTTGGATTTGGCCCGGGCAAATCGGCTCAAGTGCAATTCCGAATCTCACCAGGAGCTTGACACGAGAGAGACCTGACAAACGCTTAGTTGGAAGTTAGTTCCTCAAAATGAACTCTTATTAAAGGGCAGTTTGGCGCTGTAGCAGTTCCAAATTTAGACTGACGTGACATAGTAAATCCACTCACTCACTTTTGGATCATTTTAGGATGTTTTGGTTTGCTGTCATAAAATGCCTTCCATCTGTTAACATAAGGAGTACCCCTAAGCATACGATTGTGTGTTGTTGAGTTAATGATTGTTCGATGAAGTTGTCTTTTACGTTCTTTCGCTTTGCCATGACGTAAGTGCGACAGCTTCAGCGAAACAATGACCCCTGTTAAAGTAAGGCTGGTACATTCTGTAACAGCTGACGCATTCCAATGACATCTGTTAAAGTAAGGGTACccactaggggtgtaacgattcatcgatacacatcgattaatcgatataatgctctacgatttattggcatcgatgctaaacgtaaacatcgatttatatcgccgtgtttgacctcggacattagacgcgactttattttgaaatccagttcattgttgcttgcttcctctttccgggagcagtacgcggcgtgttgtgttgtgagcagagcaggcacgtgaaaggggagccgacaactacgcggctcctgggctggtgctatgtctagtgtccaagaagacgaggaaattcgctcccctttgggcttcaagtcattcgtttggaagcactttggattccaaagaaaagatggctcaacggacaattaaaattattgtaaataaatagttcagtaatgcactttaaagttaatggtattacaaaaaaagaaagaatattcatttttctttacttatatgagaaaaaatataggaatttgataaagttcagtgttaaaataagcactttgtatactacaatactcttgtaatttcctaaataaagagtttgcagtaccttgttgattttgcgtatgaattgttataaatcaggatattgttctatattttttatttaaaaataaataaataaataaaaatatcgatcgtggagcactatatcgtgatgtatcgtgaaagaatcacagcaggctttaagatatcggcaataatcgtatcgtgatcctttgtatcgatatgatatcgtatcgtgacaaaacccgcgatttacacccctatataaaacacatttattgaagaagcatgaaatagaattacaaatcttAATTCCTCCAAATTAAGATT of Syngnathus acus chromosome 19, fSynAcu1.2, whole genome shotgun sequence contains these proteins:
- the LOC119138411 gene encoding fibrinogen C domain-containing protein 1-like, with product MELQTMQDRSGTTDDGVPGGASLPVVVGRSETLLGLQFQRPSDRRQDTTPWWRLSVQIHWGSILAVVPTLLLVVLVIQNIVFFHLNRPQDIVKVLGALVATLPNSIPDHNCTDLACHWAALQTALAQLKAELKAELKAGQEAGQTALAELKAGQEAGQTALAELKAGHTAISSDLEKSQTALAELKAGHNASQSLLAKVWQEISSDKGLLSQTLKDLKTDYKSMSRELSQENKELHDFSLALSSLRQKVVDQPTLNRELHGLMPRDCSDIMAAGKSQSGVYIIFSGSNSFEAYCNMWQGGGGWTVIQRRRDGSVDFFRGWNDYRKGFGELAGEHWLGLQNIHALTASGDYQLRIDFTIFDGRTYYALYNDFSVSRNSLDPDKDGYPLLVSGYSGTAGDMLTYHSGIKFTTKDRDQDKWNSGNCANEHKGAWWYNNCHWSTLNGLYKATGTCNGHNAIWSYLGPSRHTCLRFVEMKIRPRK